From Pseudomonas sp. LS1212, the proteins below share one genomic window:
- a CDS encoding outer membrane lipoprotein carrier protein LolA gives MNWLLRCISLLTILAASGPACAFDLNDLSEQLARPAVVQGDFIQEKHLRALPQPLISKGQFVLAKDTGLLWLLKSPLQQDYRINASGIARRDADGWHMLPGKSAGAEQNRLFFAVLQGDSSGLQRDFELSLQGDAQHWQLHLIPRSLLLKQVFNRIDIFGGEFVERIELLEAQGDSTVLRMPASRSATTLSDAQHHDFAQ, from the coding sequence ATGAACTGGCTACTGCGCTGTATCAGCCTGCTGACGATTCTTGCTGCAAGTGGGCCGGCTTGCGCATTCGATCTGAATGACCTGAGCGAACAATTGGCCAGGCCGGCCGTGGTCCAGGGTGATTTCATCCAGGAGAAGCACTTGCGCGCCTTGCCCCAGCCCTTGATCAGCAAGGGGCAATTTGTCCTGGCCAAAGACACCGGGCTGCTCTGGCTGCTCAAGTCTCCCTTGCAGCAAGACTACCGGATCAACGCTAGCGGCATCGCCCGTCGCGACGCCGATGGCTGGCACATGCTGCCCGGCAAAAGCGCCGGCGCCGAGCAGAACCGGCTGTTCTTCGCCGTTCTGCAAGGCGACAGCAGCGGCCTGCAACGTGATTTCGAACTCAGCCTGCAGGGTGATGCCCAGCACTGGCAACTGCACCTGATCCCTCGCTCGCTGCTGCTCAAGCAAGTCTTCAACCGGATCGATATCTTCGGCGGTGAATTCGTCGAGCGCATCGAACTGTTGGAGGCCCAGGGCGACAGCACCGTTTTGCGTATGCCTGCCAGCCGCAGCGCCACAACCTTGAGTGATGCACAGCACCATGACTTCGCTCAGTAA
- the hemE gene encoding uroporphyrinogen decarboxylase, which yields MTALKNDRFLRALLKQPVDVTPVWMMRQAGRYLPEYRASRAKAGDFMSLCMNPAFACEVTLQPLDRYPQLDAAILFSDILTIPDAMGQGLYFETGEGPRFKKVVSTLADIEALPIPDPQKDLGYVMDAVSTIRRELNGRVPLIGFSGSPWTLATYMVEGGSSKDFRKTKAMLYDNPQAMHLLLDKLAQSVTSYLNGQILAGAQAVQIFDTWGGSLSAAAYQEFSLAYMRKIVSGLIREHEGRKVPVILFTKNGGLWLESIADAGADALGLDWTCDIGEARQRVGSKVALQGNMDPTVLYAKPEAIRAEVARILASYGQGSGHVFNLGHGITPEVDPEHAGAFISAVHEFSAQYHQ from the coding sequence ATGACTGCCCTGAAGAACGACCGTTTCCTTCGTGCCCTGCTCAAGCAACCCGTAGACGTCACCCCGGTGTGGATGATGCGCCAGGCGGGCCGTTACCTGCCGGAGTACCGCGCCAGCCGAGCCAAGGCCGGTGATTTCATGAGCCTGTGCATGAACCCGGCGTTCGCCTGCGAAGTCACTCTGCAGCCGCTGGATCGTTATCCACAGCTGGATGCGGCGATCCTGTTCTCGGACATCCTGACCATCCCCGATGCCATGGGCCAGGGCCTGTACTTCGAGACCGGCGAAGGCCCGCGCTTCAAGAAAGTCGTCAGCACCCTGGCCGACATCGAAGCCCTGCCGATCCCTGATCCGCAGAAAGACCTGGGCTATGTGATGGACGCGGTCAGCACCATCCGCCGCGAACTGAACGGCCGTGTGCCGCTGATCGGTTTCTCCGGCAGCCCCTGGACCCTGGCCACCTACATGGTCGAAGGCGGTTCGTCGAAAGACTTCCGCAAGACCAAGGCCATGCTCTACGACAACCCGCAAGCGATGCACCTGCTGCTGGACAAGTTGGCCCAGTCGGTCACCAGCTACCTCAACGGCCAGATCCTCGCCGGTGCGCAAGCGGTGCAGATCTTCGATACCTGGGGCGGCAGCCTGTCGGCGGCGGCTTACCAGGAGTTCTCCCTGGCCTACATGCGCAAGATTGTCAGCGGCCTGATCCGCGAGCACGAAGGCCGCAAAGTCCCGGTCATCCTGTTCACCAAGAACGGTGGCCTGTGGCTGGAAAGCATCGCCGACGCCGGCGCCGATGCCCTGGGCCTGGACTGGACCTGCGATATCGGTGAAGCCCGTCAGCGCGTCGGCAGCAAAGTCGCCCTGCAAGGCAACATGGACCCGACCGTGCTCTACGCCAAGCCAGAAGCCATTCGCGCTGAAGTGGCGCGCATCCTGGCCAGCTATGGCCAGGGTTCAGGCCATGTCTTCAACCTGGGGCACGGCATCACCCCGGAAGTCGACCCGGAGCATGCCGGTGCGTTCATCAGCGCGGTGCATGAGTTCTCGGCGCAATACCACCAGTAA
- a CDS encoding MFS transporter — protein MKTAVPPCTASLGTASTEPPRDTFIEKGSPLFMRTVLALFCGGFATFALLYCVQPMMPMLSEEYSINAAQSSLILSISTAMLAIGLLITGPISDRIGRKPLMVAALFCAAISTLASALMPSWEGVLVTRALIGLSLSGVAAVAMTYLSEEIHPQHIGLAMGLYIGGNAIGGMSGRLITGVLIDFVSWHTALLVIGLLALAAALLFWKVLPESRNFRSRSLNPHSLLEGFTTHFKDAGLPWLFLEAFVLMGAFVTLFNYIGYRLLADPYHMSQALVGLLSVVYLAGIYSSAQIGALADKLGRRQVFWASIVVMAAGLGMTLLTPLALVISGMLVFTFGFFGAHSVASSWIGRRALTAKGQASSLYLFSYYAGSSVAGTLGGVFWHYAGWNGIGLFIGALLAVALLVALHLSKLAPVRGNANA, from the coding sequence GTGAAAACCGCTGTTCCCCCCTGTACGGCCTCACTCGGCACGGCATCGACCGAACCGCCTCGCGACACCTTCATCGAGAAGGGCTCGCCGTTGTTCATGCGTACGGTATTGGCACTGTTTTGCGGCGGCTTCGCCACCTTCGCCCTGCTGTATTGCGTGCAGCCGATGATGCCGATGTTGTCGGAGGAATATTCCATCAATGCGGCCCAGAGCAGCCTGATCCTGTCGATATCCACCGCAATGCTGGCGATCGGTTTGCTGATCACCGGGCCCATCTCCGACCGCATCGGACGAAAACCCCTGATGGTTGCGGCATTGTTTTGCGCGGCGATAAGCACGCTGGCCAGCGCCTTGATGCCGAGCTGGGAAGGCGTTCTGGTGACACGCGCGCTGATCGGCCTGTCGTTGAGCGGAGTGGCTGCGGTGGCCATGACTTATTTGAGCGAAGAGATCCATCCGCAGCACATCGGCCTGGCCATGGGGCTGTACATCGGTGGCAACGCCATTGGTGGCATGAGCGGGCGGTTGATCACGGGGGTGCTGATCGACTTCGTCAGCTGGCATACCGCGCTGCTGGTCATCGGGTTGCTGGCGCTGGCCGCTGCGCTGCTGTTCTGGAAGGTCTTGCCCGAGTCGCGCAACTTCCGCAGCCGTTCGCTCAACCCCCACAGCCTGCTGGAGGGGTTCACCACCCACTTCAAGGACGCCGGCCTGCCGTGGCTGTTCCTTGAAGCCTTTGTGCTGATGGGCGCCTTCGTCACGTTGTTCAACTACATCGGCTATCGCCTGCTGGCCGACCCCTACCATATGAGCCAGGCGCTGGTCGGGCTGCTCTCGGTCGTCTATCTGGCCGGCATCTACAGCTCGGCGCAAATCGGCGCCCTGGCTGACAAGCTGGGCCGTCGCCAGGTGTTCTGGGCGTCCATCGTGGTCATGGCCGCCGGGCTCGGCATGACCCTGCTCACCCCGCTGGCGCTGGTTATTTCCGGCATGCTGGTGTTCACCTTCGGTTTCTTCGGCGCGCACTCGGTGGCCAGCAGCTGGATCGGCCGCCGCGCGCTCACGGCCAAGGGCCAGGCGTCGTCGCTCTACCTATTCAGCTACTACGCCGGTTCCAGCGTCGCTGGCACCCTGGGCGGGGTGTTCTGGCACTACGCCGGCTGGAACGGGATCGGACTGTTCATTGGCGCCCTGCTGGCGGTCGCACTGCTGGTAGCGCTGCACTTGAGCAAGCTGGCGCCGGTGCGAGGCAATGCCAACGCCTGA
- a CDS encoding hotdog family protein codes for MITWPVAELIPHAGDMILIDQVESFDEEQILTRLTVRPDGLFNRADGSLPAWVGVEMMAQSIAAFAGCRARLSGKPAALGFLLGTRKFESNVEHFPLGAELVIHATRSLEDENGMGIFECHLTGPGIDVQARLNVYSPPHPARYLAEDNAQESPHD; via the coding sequence ATGATCACCTGGCCTGTGGCCGAACTCATTCCCCATGCCGGCGACATGATCCTGATCGATCAGGTCGAGTCGTTCGATGAGGAGCAGATTCTCACGCGCCTGACGGTACGCCCCGATGGTTTGTTCAACCGCGCCGATGGCAGCCTTCCAGCCTGGGTCGGCGTCGAGATGATGGCCCAGAGTATCGCTGCCTTCGCCGGTTGCCGGGCCCGGCTGTCTGGCAAGCCCGCAGCGCTGGGTTTTTTACTCGGTACGCGCAAATTCGAGAGCAATGTGGAGCACTTCCCGCTGGGCGCGGAGCTGGTTATTCACGCCACTCGCTCGCTGGAAGACGAAAACGGCATGGGCATTTTCGAATGCCACCTGACCGGGCCGGGCATTGATGTCCAGGCGCGCCTGAATGTTTACAGCCCGCCCCACCCCGCCCGCTACCTCGCCGAAGACAACGCACAGGAGTCCCCCCATGACTGA
- a CDS encoding beta-ketoacyl-ACP synthase, protein MKRVVVTGMAGITSLGNDWNTIAAHFSANRSGIRRMDEWDRFIELNTRLAGPIDDFKVPSHWTRKQLRSMGRVSRLAVAASENALRDAGLLDDPSIRDGRMGVACGSSTGSTDELKTFGNMLTNSLADGLNANTYVRMMPHTTAANISIFFGLTGRLIPTSSACTSGSQGIGYAYEAIKFGRLPLMLAGGAEELCPTEAMVFDALYATSLKNNAPHTSPRPYDLDRDGLVIGEGGGMMVLEELEHALARGAHIYAEVVGFGSNADGQHITRPEQATMRRAMELALEDAGLPPEAIGYVNGHGTATEQGDIAETLATSSLFGPRMPISSQKSFLGHTLGACGALESWFSIEMMNQDRYAHTLNLDHIDPRCGELDYLCGEFRQMQHQYVMNNNFAFGGVNTSLIFRRWS, encoded by the coding sequence ATGAAACGCGTCGTCGTCACCGGCATGGCCGGTATTACCTCTCTGGGCAACGACTGGAACACTATTGCCGCTCACTTCAGCGCCAACCGGAGCGGCATCCGCCGGATGGACGAATGGGACCGCTTCATTGAACTCAATACCCGCCTGGCCGGCCCCATCGATGACTTCAAGGTGCCGTCGCACTGGACCCGCAAGCAACTGCGCAGCATGGGCCGGGTTTCGCGCCTGGCCGTGGCCGCCTCGGAGAACGCCCTGCGCGATGCCGGCCTGCTGGACGACCCGTCGATACGTGACGGCCGCATGGGCGTGGCCTGCGGCTCTTCCACCGGCAGCACCGACGAGCTCAAGACCTTCGGCAATATGCTGACCAATTCGCTGGCCGACGGGCTCAACGCCAACACCTATGTACGGATGATGCCGCACACGACGGCGGCCAATATCAGTATCTTCTTTGGCCTGACCGGGCGCCTGATCCCCACGTCCAGCGCCTGCACCAGCGGCAGCCAGGGTATCGGCTACGCCTATGAAGCGATCAAGTTCGGGCGCCTGCCGCTGATGCTCGCCGGTGGCGCCGAAGAGCTCTGCCCGACCGAAGCCATGGTCTTTGACGCGCTCTACGCCACCAGCCTGAAAAACAATGCCCCGCACACCAGCCCTCGGCCCTACGACCTGGATCGCGACGGCCTGGTGATCGGTGAAGGTGGCGGCATGATGGTGCTCGAAGAACTCGAACACGCCCTGGCCCGAGGTGCGCACATCTATGCCGAGGTGGTCGGCTTTGGCAGCAATGCCGACGGCCAGCACATCACCCGACCGGAACAGGCCACCATGCGCCGGGCCATGGAACTGGCGCTCGAAGATGCCGGACTGCCCCCCGAAGCCATCGGCTATGTGAACGGCCATGGCACGGCCACCGAACAAGGCGACATCGCCGAGACCCTGGCCACCAGCAGCCTGTTCGGCCCACGCATGCCGATCAGCTCGCAGAAGAGTTTTCTGGGCCATACACTCGGCGCCTGTGGCGCGCTGGAATCCTGGTTCAGCATCGAGATGATGAATCAGGATCGTTATGCCCACACCCTCAATCTCGATCACATCGACCCGCGCTGCGGCGAACTGGATTACCTGTGCGGTGAGTTCCGGCAGATGCAACATCAGTACGTGATGAACAACAACTTCGCTTTCGGCGGGGTGAACACTTCGCTGATTTTCCGCCGCTGGTCCTGA
- the fabG gene encoding 3-oxoacyl-ACP reductase FabG, whose product MTDTILVTGSSRGIGRAIALRLAKAGYDLVLHCRSGRAEADAVRNEVQALGRQARVLQFDVADRAACAAILSEDVETHGAYYGVVCNAGLTRDGAFPALSEEDWDLVMRTNLDGFYNVLHPLTMPMIRRRAPGRIVCITSVSGMIGNRGQVNYSASKAGVIGAAKALAIELGKRKITVNCVAPGLIDTAMLDEHVPLEELMKMIPAQRLGTAEEVAGAVNFLMSAEAAYITRQVLAVNGGLC is encoded by the coding sequence ATGACTGACACCATTCTGGTCACCGGCTCCAGCCGCGGAATCGGACGAGCCATCGCCCTGCGCCTGGCCAAGGCCGGCTACGATCTGGTGCTGCACTGTCGCAGCGGTCGTGCCGAAGCAGACGCCGTGCGCAACGAAGTCCAGGCCCTGGGCCGACAGGCGCGGGTCCTGCAATTCGACGTCGCCGACCGAGCCGCCTGCGCAGCCATACTCAGTGAAGACGTGGAAACCCACGGCGCTTACTACGGCGTGGTCTGCAATGCCGGCCTGACCCGCGACGGCGCCTTTCCGGCCCTGAGCGAAGAGGATTGGGACCTGGTGATGCGCACCAATCTGGACGGTTTTTACAACGTCCTGCACCCACTGACGATGCCGATGATCCGCCGCCGCGCCCCCGGCCGGATCGTCTGCATTACCTCCGTTTCCGGAATGATCGGTAACCGCGGCCAGGTCAACTACAGCGCCTCAAAAGCCGGCGTGATCGGCGCGGCCAAGGCATTGGCGATTGAGCTGGGCAAGCGCAAGATAACAGTTAACTGCGTGGCCCCCGGACTGATCGACACGGCCATGCTCGACGAGCACGTACCGCTCGAAGAACTCATGAAAATGATCCCCGCGCAGCGCCTGGGCACCGCCGAGGAAGTCGCCGGGGCCGTGAACTTCCTGATGTCGGCCGAAGCGGCCTACATCACCCGCCAGGTCCTGGCCGTCAATGGAGGCCTGTGTTAA
- a CDS encoding beta-ketoacyl-[acyl-carrier-protein] synthase family protein, which produces MTAYLNALGLNCALGGNKTEVSTHLFAADTSGMREAAGWVPDRALPVAAVRGELPQLPAHLQQHGSRNNRLLFDAALQIEDEIRRAIQRYGSSRIGIVLGTSTSGIDEASHGIAAYLRDQHFPSSYDYHQQELSAPANFLADWLQLSGPAYVISTACTSSARALMSAQRLLDLGICDAVICGGVDSLCQLTLNGFLALEAISSQRCNPFSRNRDGINIGEAAALFLMSRERDANAPTIALLGYGASSDAHHISAPEPTGAGALVAMRKALQHAQLQPRQIDYLNLHGTATQHNDAMESLAVQALFPEGVPCSSTKPMSGHTLGAAGALEAAFCWLTLAAENTRNQLPPHVWDGQQDVDLPALNLVKSGECLPANAPRRLMSNSFAFGGNNACLILGDAP; this is translated from the coding sequence ATGACGGCTTACCTCAATGCCCTGGGCCTGAATTGCGCCTTGGGTGGCAACAAGACCGAAGTCTCGACCCACTTGTTTGCCGCCGATACCAGCGGCATGCGCGAAGCGGCCGGTTGGGTGCCCGACCGTGCCTTGCCGGTGGCCGCCGTGCGCGGCGAGTTACCGCAGCTGCCGGCGCACTTGCAGCAGCACGGCAGCCGCAACAATCGATTGCTGTTCGACGCGGCCCTGCAAATCGAGGATGAGATTCGCCGGGCAATCCAGCGTTACGGCAGCTCGCGCATTGGCATTGTGCTGGGCACCAGCACCTCGGGTATCGATGAAGCCAGCCACGGCATTGCGGCCTACCTGCGCGATCAGCACTTTCCGAGCAGCTACGACTACCACCAGCAGGAGCTCAGCGCCCCGGCGAACTTCCTCGCCGACTGGTTGCAGCTGAGCGGGCCGGCCTATGTCATTTCCACCGCCTGCACGTCGAGTGCCCGGGCCCTGATGAGCGCACAGCGGCTGCTTGACCTGGGTATCTGCGATGCCGTGATCTGCGGTGGCGTCGATAGCCTGTGCCAGCTGACGCTCAATGGTTTCCTGGCCCTGGAAGCGATCAGCAGCCAGCGCTGCAATCCCTTTTCGCGCAACCGCGACGGCATCAACATCGGTGAGGCTGCCGCACTCTTTCTGATGAGCAGGGAACGTGACGCGAATGCCCCGACCATTGCCCTGCTCGGCTATGGTGCCAGTAGCGACGCGCACCATATTTCCGCGCCGGAGCCGACCGGCGCAGGCGCCCTGGTGGCCATGCGCAAAGCGCTGCAGCATGCACAGCTGCAACCCCGGCAGATCGACTACCTGAACTTGCACGGCACCGCCACGCAACACAACGATGCGATGGAAAGCCTGGCGGTACAGGCCCTGTTCCCCGAGGGCGTACCCTGTTCTTCGACCAAACCCATGAGCGGCCACACCCTCGGCGCCGCCGGGGCGCTGGAAGCCGCTTTCTGCTGGCTGACGCTGGCGGCGGAAAATACCCGGAACCAACTGCCACCCCATGTCTGGGATGGCCAGCAGGACGTGGATCTACCGGCCTTGAATCTGGTCAAATCCGGTGAGTGCCTGCCCGCAAATGCGCCGCGGCGCTTGATGAGCAATTCATTCGCCTTCGGCGGCAACAATGCCTGTCTGATTCTCGGAGACGCCCCATGA
- a CDS encoding MMPL family transporter gives MTSLSKRLLPRLFLALLLAVLALAGWQWHAGPPLSADLMELVPGATPDALVKRAEQRMQEPLNREMLVLVGHADRDQAIALAQRLSEQWQASGVFEKVQWNLQADLPALRQQLLQGRLAMLSATDRKHLIEQPKAFIEQRVQTLFDPFGGFSLVASQDDWLGLTSRIQESQPRHGTVQLDIGSGALVAEAEGKHWVLLRARTLGNAFDMKLPLLVADLLEQARAQAGAADAQLLAASGLLYAASGQRQASREITWVGGGATVAILLLLLLAFRRLRVLLAFVPVLVGMLFGAVACVALFGHIHVMTLVLGSSLIGVAVDYPLHYLSKSWSLRPWHSWPALRLTLPGLSLSLITSCIGYLALAFTPFPALTQIAVFSAAGLIGAYLTAVCLLPALLNGTQLAPAQWPLRIAETLLSVRQALLRRVASPWLLGLTLMFCAAGLWQLDTRNDIRQWVGSSPHLLEEAQTIARITGYQPTSQFFLVRGADQQQLLERQEALSHRLDQLVSLDELQGYLAINQLVDSPAEQQQLRTALGKLPQFWQPLLALGVPVSALQAELAQLQALPIQSVEQALAGPLGEPWRMLWLGDTGDGVAAMVSLQGLNDTELLRLQAQDLEGVQLVDRLAELNGVFADTQISAAELKLLSCALIVLLLILPFGLGGALRLVALPLLAALCSLASLGWLGQPLTLFSLFGLLLVTAISVDYAILMREQIGGAAVSLLGTLLAAATTWLSFGLLAVSKTPAVSNFGLAVSLGLAFSFLLAPWARGHASPAK, from the coding sequence ATGACTTCGCTCAGTAAACGCCTGCTCCCGCGCCTGTTCCTGGCCCTGCTGCTGGCAGTCCTGGCCCTGGCCGGCTGGCAATGGCATGCCGGCCCGCCCCTCTCGGCCGACCTGATGGAGCTGGTTCCCGGGGCCACGCCCGATGCGCTGGTAAAACGGGCCGAGCAACGCATGCAAGAGCCGCTGAACCGCGAGATGCTGGTACTGGTGGGCCACGCCGATCGCGACCAGGCCATTGCCCTGGCACAACGGCTGAGTGAACAGTGGCAGGCCAGCGGCGTGTTCGAAAAGGTCCAGTGGAACCTGCAGGCCGACTTGCCGGCCTTGCGCCAGCAGCTCTTGCAAGGCCGCCTGGCGATGCTCTCGGCAACCGACCGCAAGCATCTGATCGAACAGCCCAAAGCCTTTATCGAGCAACGGGTCCAGACCCTGTTCGACCCCTTCGGTGGGTTCAGCCTGGTCGCCAGCCAGGACGACTGGCTCGGCCTGACTTCGCGCATTCAGGAGAGCCAGCCTCGCCATGGCACGGTGCAACTGGACATTGGCAGCGGCGCATTGGTTGCCGAGGCCGAGGGCAAGCACTGGGTACTCTTGCGGGCGCGCACCCTGGGCAACGCTTTCGACATGAAACTGCCGTTGCTGGTGGCCGACCTGCTCGAACAGGCTCGCGCCCAGGCCGGTGCAGCCGACGCACAACTGTTGGCCGCCAGCGGCCTGCTGTATGCCGCCAGCGGCCAGCGCCAGGCCTCGCGGGAAATCACCTGGGTCGGTGGCGGCGCCACTGTCGCCATCCTGCTGCTGTTGCTGTTGGCGTTTCGGCGGCTGCGGGTACTGCTCGCGTTCGTGCCGGTGTTGGTCGGCATGCTGTTCGGCGCCGTGGCCTGCGTAGCACTGTTCGGTCATATCCATGTGATGACCCTGGTGCTGGGCTCCAGCCTGATTGGCGTCGCCGTCGACTACCCGCTGCATTACCTGTCGAAAAGCTGGAGCCTGCGCCCGTGGCACAGCTGGCCCGCCCTGCGGCTGACCTTGCCCGGCCTGAGCCTGAGCCTGATAACCAGTTGCATCGGCTACCTGGCCCTGGCATTCACGCCCTTCCCGGCCCTGACCCAGATCGCCGTGTTTTCCGCAGCCGGCCTGATCGGCGCTTATCTGACCGCCGTATGCCTGCTGCCCGCCCTGCTCAATGGCACGCAACTGGCACCCGCCCAGTGGCCACTGCGTATCGCAGAAACCTTGTTGAGCGTGCGCCAGGCGTTGCTGCGGCGCGTCGCCAGCCCCTGGCTACTGGGGCTGACGCTGATGTTCTGCGCGGCCGGCCTGTGGCAACTGGACACCCGCAATGACATTCGCCAATGGGTCGGCAGCTCGCCCCATCTGCTCGAAGAAGCCCAAACCATTGCCCGCATTACTGGCTATCAGCCCACCAGCCAGTTCTTCCTGGTTCGCGGCGCCGATCAACAGCAACTGCTCGAACGCCAGGAAGCCTTGAGCCACCGCCTGGATCAATTGGTCAGCCTTGACGAATTGCAGGGCTACCTGGCCATCAACCAGTTGGTCGACAGCCCGGCCGAGCAACAACAACTACGCACGGCGCTGGGCAAACTCCCGCAGTTCTGGCAGCCACTGCTGGCACTGGGCGTACCGGTCAGTGCCTTGCAGGCAGAGTTGGCGCAGTTGCAGGCCCTGCCCATCCAAAGCGTCGAACAGGCCTTGGCGGGGCCGCTGGGCGAACCCTGGCGCATGCTTTGGCTGGGCGATACCGGCGACGGTGTCGCGGCAATGGTCAGTTTGCAAGGTTTGAACGATACCGAGCTGCTGCGGCTCCAGGCGCAGGATCTGGAGGGCGTGCAGCTGGTCGACCGGCTCGCCGAGCTGAACGGCGTCTTCGCCGACACGCAAATCAGCGCCGCCGAACTCAAACTGCTGTCCTGTGCGCTGATCGTGCTGTTGCTGATCCTGCCTTTCGGCCTTGGCGGCGCATTGCGTCTGGTTGCCCTGCCGCTGCTGGCGGCGCTGTGCAGCCTGGCGAGCCTGGGCTGGCTGGGGCAACCGCTGACCTTGTTCAGCCTGTTCGGCCTGTTGCTGGTAACGGCCATCAGCGTCGATTACGCCATCTTGATGCGCGAACAGATCGGCGGCGCCGCCGTCAGCCTGCTCGGCACGCTGCTGGCTGCTGCAACCACCTGGCTGTCGTTCGGCCTGCTGGCCGTTTCCAAAACCCCGGCGGTGAGCAACTTCGGTTTGGCGGTCAGCCTGGGCCTGGCCTTCAGTTTTCTGCTGGCGCCCTGGGCCCGCGGCCATGCGAGCCCGGCAAAATGA
- a CDS encoding DUF3261 domain-containing protein: MSRLWLFGCLLLLSACVSKPPLPEQVPTLTLPLQLHVEQRQAGQQQDWLLVIQREGDSLRWSMLDLLGIPQARQLLRQQQWQADGLLPPNPQARELFAAVLFALTPAGELQRNYPGASQLGNRRQLAERWHVIYRQPQAFTLNLEQGLRYQVSPLPRESAP; the protein is encoded by the coding sequence ATGAGCCGTCTCTGGCTTTTCGGGTGCCTGCTCTTGCTCAGCGCGTGCGTGAGCAAACCGCCGCTGCCCGAGCAAGTGCCGACACTGACCTTGCCGCTGCAACTGCATGTCGAGCAGCGGCAAGCCGGGCAGCAACAGGATTGGCTACTGGTCATCCAGCGTGAAGGCGACAGCCTGCGATGGTCGATGCTCGACCTGTTGGGCATTCCCCAGGCGCGGCAATTGCTCAGGCAACAGCAGTGGCAAGCCGACGGTCTGTTGCCACCGAACCCGCAGGCTCGCGAGCTGTTCGCCGCAGTGTTGTTCGCATTGACGCCCGCCGGCGAACTCCAGCGCAACTATCCCGGAGCAAGCCAGCTGGGCAATCGGCGCCAGCTCGCCGAGCGCTGGCATGTGATTTATCGCCAGCCTCAGGCATTTACCTTGAATCTGGAGCAGGGCCTGCGTTATCAGGTCAGCCCACTGCCCCGCGAGAGCGCACCATGA
- a CDS encoding thioesterase family protein yields MRSKGVLHIESEIVVPFFDIDPMNVVWHGHYVKYLEIGRCALLDKLEHNYLQMQASGYAWPVIDLQLRYLRGATFGQRLVVRASLVEWENRLKISYLISDAATGERMTRASSVQVAVDLASREMQLASPQVFLDAVQKALA; encoded by the coding sequence ATGCGCAGTAAAGGCGTCCTTCACATCGAGAGCGAGATCGTCGTGCCGTTCTTCGATATCGACCCCATGAACGTGGTCTGGCATGGCCACTACGTGAAATACCTGGAGATCGGGCGCTGCGCCCTGCTCGACAAGCTCGAACACAACTACCTGCAGATGCAAGCCAGCGGCTATGCGTGGCCGGTGATCGACCTGCAACTGCGCTACCTGCGCGGCGCCACCTTCGGCCAGCGCCTGGTGGTGCGCGCCAGCCTCGTGGAGTGGGAAAACCGGCTGAAGATCAGCTACCTGATCAGCGATGCCGCCACAGGCGAACGCATGACCCGCGCCAGCTCCGTGCAGGTGGCCGTGGACCTGGCCAGCCGGGAGATGCAACTGGCCTCGCCGCAGGTATTTCTCGACGCCGTGCAGAAGGCCCTGGCATGA